In the genome of Oxalobacter aliiformigenes, one region contains:
- a CDS encoding DUF2863 family protein, whose protein sequence is MRRLTKTGSSKLNADSQRLVSLALEMFYASSFLESEFCRKKLEVLVFRLLQARKQAVLNDAIEYLFTTDMEAYNCLLEVAEALSESAVIEEDGKKYQVLLVAVPVLAWTRFSIASGTLAPEQIEAISSRFARLILADDVRFAMAPGLYAVDQLPYSHVDVMAVTQGLVQSVVQGSRFELASKQETVPFLADGRYLLAAVMAREGTPLFRWQSIPDPAGFETVREECLKLWQHEIMPIMSEILPGCNLELLLPGGFFNTCRKVDQAIRPSTIKAAVHYLVHALDTQPEKLGAVVGGFGKDLDGTQVEEYRISFYRKDNGKIVYGIVWPVYGAEEVDGMNFPSQLEGHSGALSRKGGKQLLQIFQLLRELGISYEKTAVERFAMEFCEDCGAPLFADTNGELVHAEMPEDARKETRLH, encoded by the coding sequence ATGCGACGTTTAACCAAAACGGGATCTTCCAAACTCAACGCAGACAGCCAGCGTCTGGTTTCGCTTGCCCTGGAGATGTTTTATGCTTCCAGCTTCCTGGAAAGCGAGTTTTGCCGCAAAAAACTGGAAGTTCTGGTTTTCCGGTTGTTGCAGGCCAGAAAACAGGCAGTTTTAAACGATGCCATTGAGTATCTGTTCACGACGGATATGGAAGCGTACAACTGCCTTCTTGAAGTGGCGGAAGCGCTGAGCGAATCGGCAGTTATCGAGGAAGACGGCAAAAAATACCAGGTTTTGCTGGTTGCTGTTCCTGTTCTGGCATGGACCCGTTTTTCCATCGCATCAGGCACGCTGGCGCCTGAACAGATCGAGGCGATATCCAGCCGTTTCGCCCGTCTGATTCTGGCCGATGATGTCCGGTTTGCCATGGCACCCGGCCTTTATGCGGTCGATCAGTTGCCTTATTCGCATGTCGACGTGATGGCGGTGACGCAGGGATTGGTCCAGTCGGTTGTCCAGGGATCGCGTTTCGAGCTGGCGTCCAAACAGGAGACCGTTCCGTTTCTGGCGGATGGGCGTTATCTCTTGGCAGCCGTTATGGCCCGGGAAGGTACGCCGCTTTTCCGCTGGCAGTCCATACCCGATCCGGCCGGGTTCGAAACGGTCAGGGAAGAATGCCTGAAGCTTTGGCAGCATGAAATCATGCCGATCATGTCGGAAATTCTGCCGGGGTGCAATCTGGAACTGCTTTTGCCGGGCGGTTTTTTCAATACATGCCGGAAAGTGGATCAGGCAATCAGGCCTTCGACGATCAAGGCGGCGGTTCACTATCTGGTTCATGCGCTCGATACACAGCCGGAAAAACTCGGTGCGGTCGTCGGCGGGTTCGGAAAGGATCTGGACGGCACGCAGGTCGAGGAATACCGTATCAGTTTCTATCGCAAGGATAACGGAAAGATCGTTTACGGCATCGTCTGGCCGGTTTACGGAGCGGAAGAAGTGGATGGCATGAATTTCCCTTCGCAACTGGAGGGCCATTCGGGTGCATTGTCCCGCAAGGGAGGCAAGCAGTTGCTGCAGATATTCCAGTTATTGCGCGAACTGGGGATATCGTATGAGAAAACGGCCGTCGAGCGTTTTGCGATGGAGTTTTGCGAGGATTGCGGCGCACCGTTGTTTGCCGATACGAACGGCGAACTGGTTCATGCCGAGATGCCTGAAGATGCCAGAAAGGAAACGCGGTTGCACTGA
- the moaC gene encoding cyclic pyranopterin monophosphate synthase MoaC, translated as MPQKKPVENDKNQLTHFDTSGKAHMVDVGGKSETHRIAIACGTIRMKPETLAVVENHTADKGDVLGIARVAAIMGAKRTSDLIPLCHPVALTRVTVDFTITENSILCQARTETVGKTGVEMEALTAVQTGLLTIYDMLKAIDRGMTITDVRLLEKSGGKTGTWNAENRN; from the coding sequence ATGCCACAAAAAAAACCTGTTGAAAACGACAAAAATCAGCTGACCCATTTCGATACATCGGGCAAAGCGCACATGGTCGATGTCGGCGGCAAATCCGAAACACACCGTATCGCCATCGCCTGCGGAACCATCCGGATGAAACCGGAAACGCTGGCTGTCGTCGAAAACCATACTGCGGATAAAGGCGATGTTCTGGGAATCGCCAGAGTCGCCGCCATCATGGGAGCCAAACGGACATCCGATCTGATTCCGCTTTGCCACCCTGTCGCACTCACCCGGGTGACGGTCGATTTCACCATAACCGAAAACAGCATTCTTTGCCAGGCAAGAACGGAAACGGTCGGCAAGACCGGCGTGGAAATGGAAGCGCTTACTGCAGTCCAGACCGGTCTGCTGACGATTTACGATATGCTTAAAGCCATCGACAGGGGAATGACGATTACGGATGTCCGGCTTCTTGAAAAAAGCGGTGGGAAAACAGGCACATGGAACGCGGAAAACCGGAACTGA
- a CDS encoding M48 family metalloprotease encodes MKRFFKRLVVPLAAVFCLQMPVALAQSDIPSLGDTARAELSPAAEYQLGKEIMGQVRSDPAYVNDPVLTEYLSNLGNRLVSADTQTRGELTNDFTFFAVRDPTLNAFAFPGGFIGVHTGLLLATQSESELASVLSHEIGHVSQRHIARMLSQQKQDILIPIATTALAILAASAGGDAAGAVLMGGQGYAIQKQINFTRDAEKEADRVGFQILKNAGFDTTGMTSFFQRMQTATRTYSDAPSPYLRTHPLTSERIADIDARVRREPYRQHADSLDFFLMRAKARLVQDDSEPALQTAAAVFEEQIKSGSKLYMAAGNYGLALIALHRKDIAEAKTRLQQVKKTVGEAAARQSLALNSLAIEIMLASNQTADAVREARAAIARFPSSRALAHQYANALYMSRQYGEAAKFLRKQVQMYREDPVLQRQLARVYDAQGKRALMHMAMAESYSLTGAYSAALEQLDLARKAKDVTFYDQSVIDAREREWKAIVRDDLKKR; translated from the coding sequence ATGAAACGATTTTTCAAACGGCTTGTTGTACCGCTGGCCGCTGTTTTCTGCTTGCAGATGCCGGTTGCGCTTGCGCAGTCGGATATTCCCAGTCTCGGCGATACGGCACGGGCTGAATTGTCTCCGGCAGCCGAATATCAGCTGGGCAAGGAAATCATGGGACAGGTCAGAAGCGATCCGGCTTATGTCAACGATCCGGTCCTGACGGAATATCTGAGCAATCTGGGCAACAGACTGGTTTCTGCCGATACACAGACCCGGGGTGAACTGACGAACGATTTCACGTTTTTCGCCGTTCGCGATCCGACATTGAATGCGTTTGCTTTTCCTGGCGGTTTTATCGGGGTACATACAGGATTGTTGCTGGCGACCCAGAGCGAATCGGAACTCGCTTCCGTGCTTTCTCACGAAATCGGCCACGTTTCCCAGCGGCATATCGCCCGGATGCTGAGCCAGCAAAAGCAGGATATCCTGATTCCGATTGCCACGACGGCGCTGGCGATTCTGGCTGCCTCGGCAGGGGGAGATGCGGCAGGGGCTGTTCTGATGGGCGGTCAGGGATATGCGATCCAGAAACAGATCAATTTTACACGGGACGCCGAAAAGGAAGCGGACCGGGTCGGTTTCCAGATTCTGAAAAATGCGGGTTTCGATACGACTGGCATGACTTCCTTTTTCCAGCGCATGCAGACGGCGACACGTACCTATAGCGATGCACCGTCGCCCTATCTCCGGACTCACCCGTTGACATCCGAACGTATTGCCGATATTGATGCCCGGGTCCGGCGCGAGCCTTATCGCCAGCATGCCGACAGTCTGGATTTTTTCCTGATGCGGGCAAAAGCCCGGCTTGTCCAGGACGATAGCGAACCGGCCTTGCAGACGGCAGCGGCGGTTTTCGAGGAGCAGATCAAAAGCGGCAGCAAGCTTTATATGGCGGCCGGGAATTACGGACTGGCTCTGATTGCGTTGCACCGGAAAGATATCGCTGAGGCGAAAACCCGTTTGCAGCAGGTGAAAAAAACGGTCGGCGAGGCGGCGGCCCGACAGAGTCTGGCATTGAACAGTCTGGCTATCGAAATCATGTTGGCTTCCAACCAGACGGCTGACGCTGTGCGTGAGGCACGTGCGGCGATTGCCCGTTTTCCGTCTTCACGGGCACTGGCGCATCAGTATGCCAATGCCCTGTATATGTCCCGGCAATATGGCGAAGCAGCCAAATTCCTGAGAAAACAGGTCCAGATGTATCGTGAGGATCCTGTTTTGCAGCGGCAACTGGCTAGGGTCTATGATGCGCAGGGCAAAAGGGCGCTGATGCATATGGCGATGGCGGAGTCGTATAGTCTGACAGGAGCCTATTCGGCAGCTCTGGAACAGCTGGATCTGGCAAGAAAGGCAAAGGATGTGACTTTTTACGATCAGTCGGTCATTGATGCCAGGGAAAGGGAATGGAAAGCGATTGTCCGGGATGATCTGAAGAAGCGCTAA
- a CDS encoding DEAD/DEAH box helicase, which translates to MTFETLGLHPLILKALADIHYDQPTPVQTKAIPPAINGKDLLVSSQTGSGKTAAFMLPALHRFAMQHFPEKTGKTLNQQRQSSRTKGEKLRFKAARPKMLVLTPTRELASQIVASAEQYSAYLKHIRTIAILGGMPYPKQMQLLAKNPDILVATPGRLIDHMQSGKIRFDQLDILVLDEADRMLDMGFIEDIETIIAATPETRQTMLFSATLDGIVGNMAKKVTHDAESVHIASLEKRHENIEQMIHFVDDLPHKNRLLDHWLHDRSLGQAVVFTATKRDADQVADRLAIAGFSTAALHGDMPQSARNRTLARLRSGKIRILVATDVAARGIDIPAITHVFNYDLPKFPEDYVHRIGRTGRAGRHGLAISLVSHSDSTIIRRIERFTKQSIPVNVIEGFEPKMTFKAAPSRRKPNWKPGTKKHAAKAGQRHFGQPSAAQKNGRSGRTQRSRKAENRQAA; encoded by the coding sequence ATGACATTTGAAACACTGGGACTGCATCCGCTGATCCTGAAGGCACTTGCCGACATCCATTACGACCAACCGACCCCTGTCCAGACAAAAGCCATCCCGCCAGCCATAAACGGAAAAGACCTGCTGGTTTCTTCACAAACCGGTTCCGGCAAAACCGCCGCATTCATGCTTCCGGCCCTGCACCGCTTTGCCATGCAGCATTTTCCCGAAAAAACCGGGAAAACCCTGAATCAACAGCGGCAATCCTCCAGAACAAAAGGAGAAAAGCTCCGCTTTAAAGCGGCCCGGCCGAAAATGCTCGTTCTGACACCGACACGCGAGCTGGCTTCGCAAATCGTGGCTTCTGCCGAACAATACAGTGCATATCTGAAACATATCCGGACTATCGCCATTCTCGGAGGCATGCCCTATCCCAAACAAATGCAGCTTCTGGCCAAAAATCCCGATATTCTGGTGGCTACACCGGGACGTCTGATCGATCACATGCAATCCGGCAAAATCCGTTTCGACCAGCTTGACATACTGGTTCTGGATGAAGCCGACCGCATGCTCGACATGGGATTCATCGAAGATATCGAAACCATCATCGCCGCCACACCGGAAACGCGCCAGACCATGCTTTTTTCCGCCACGCTGGATGGCATTGTCGGCAACATGGCAAAAAAGGTAACTCATGATGCCGAATCGGTTCACATCGCCTCTTTGGAAAAGCGTCACGAAAACATCGAACAGATGATCCATTTCGTGGACGATCTGCCACACAAGAACCGTTTGCTCGATCATTGGCTGCACGACCGTTCACTGGGACAAGCTGTCGTATTCACTGCCACCAAACGGGATGCCGATCAGGTGGCAGACAGGCTTGCCATTGCCGGTTTCTCCACGGCAGCATTACATGGCGACATGCCACAAAGTGCGCGCAACAGGACACTGGCCAGACTGCGCAGCGGTAAAATCAGGATACTGGTTGCCACCGATGTCGCGGCAAGGGGCATCGATATCCCGGCGATCACCCACGTTTTCAACTATGATCTGCCGAAATTCCCCGAAGATTACGTTCACCGCATCGGTCGGACCGGCCGTGCCGGACGCCACGGACTGGCCATTTCACTGGTCAGCCACAGCGACAGCACGATTATCCGGCGAATAGAACGCTTTACCAAACAGAGTATTCCCGTCAACGTCATCGAAGGATTCGAACCCAAAATGACGTTCAAGGCAGCCCCTTCCAGACGCAAGCCGAACTGGAAACCGGGTACCAAAAAACACGCGGCCAAAGCGGGACAACGCCATTTCGGCCAGCCGTCAGCCGCACAAAAAAACGGACGGAGCGGACGGACACAACGAAGCAGAAAAGCCGAGAACCGACAGGCGGCCTGA
- the fabI gene encoding enoyl-ACP reductase FabI: MAFLQGKKILITGLLSNRSIALGIAEACRREGAELAFTYVGDRFKDRITAFAKELGSDMVYECDVGKDEHIEHVFSEIGKTWGRLDGLVHSIGFAPREAIAGDFFDGLTRENFKIAHDISAYSYPAMVKAARHLMGPGSAALALTYLGSSRAIPYYNTMGLAKASLEASVRYMAESLGKHGVRVNAISAGPVKTIAASGIRDFNILLNFVAKNAPLRRNVTIEEIGNAAAFLLSDLASGITGEITYVDGGFSHVMGLNTDGVIAQKDHA, from the coding sequence ATGGCTTTCTTGCAAGGTAAAAAAATACTCATCACCGGTCTGTTATCGAACCGTTCCATCGCACTCGGTATAGCCGAAGCGTGCAGGCGCGAAGGTGCTGAACTGGCCTTTACTTACGTCGGAGACCGTTTCAAGGATCGCATTACCGCATTTGCAAAAGAGCTGGGCAGCGACATGGTCTATGAATGCGACGTCGGCAAGGATGAACACATCGAACACGTTTTCTCCGAAATCGGAAAAACCTGGGGCCGTCTGGATGGTCTCGTCCATTCAATCGGCTTCGCCCCCCGCGAAGCCATCGCCGGAGATTTCTTCGATGGCCTGACCCGGGAAAATTTCAAAATCGCCCACGACATTTCCGCGTACAGCTACCCGGCCATGGTCAAGGCGGCCCGTCATCTGATGGGGCCGGGTTCCGCCGCGCTTGCACTGACCTACCTCGGTTCCAGCCGGGCCATTCCCTATTACAACACCATGGGATTGGCCAAGGCATCGCTGGAAGCCAGCGTCCGCTACATGGCCGAATCGCTGGGCAAACACGGTGTCCGCGTCAATGCCATCTCCGCCGGTCCGGTCAAGACCATCGCGGCCAGTGGCATCCGCGACTTCAATATCCTGCTGAATTTCGTCGCCAAGAACGCACCGTTGCGCCGTAACGTCACCATTGAGGAAATCGGCAATGCTGCGGCATTTCTTCTGTCAGACCTGGCTTCCGGAATCACCGGCGAAATCACCTATGTGGACGGCGGATTCTCCCATGTCATGGGACTGAATACCGATGGTGTCATCGCCCAGAAAGACCACGCCTGA
- a CDS encoding transglycosylase SLT domain-containing protein: MTYKTRFKFLVLALAGCFTLSAPASVFASDISLPKYSKDAQLAAFHSAADLDLIGDDAYDDDPLTEILSINEVDVWGRIRSGFAIADLDNPLVENHMNYFARRPDYFQRTTQRGSKYLFHIVQELEKRNMPTELALLPFIESAYNPHARSIAKAEGLWQFIPSTGRHYDLAQNAFKDERRDIISSTEAALTYLQRLHDMFGDWQLALASYNWGEGSVMRAIKKAERAGKPITFNSISAYMPAETRNYVPKLQAVKNLITNPRRYGIDLPPVENQPYFVTIGKTRDIDVKVAARLAEMSLDDFRALNPQFGPYVIAGGNEVKILLPKENAEKFRKNLSLWTRPLSSWTAYQVTSPREKVEDIAARLNISPDVIRQANNIPSRSVLKFGSAILVPKTSGYDRDIAPELVENAKLAWERDLPATRLVTVPVRKPARLASIAKRYRVSVAELKSWNKINGDTVKKGTILKVHVPYRSAAATTRARTKAIRAADVRTSRNTMASRVKVVMDAKNTASTKKGLVKSKNSRTARATLSKKTKSVKNQVSAQQTKTRKTAAKNRKKA; this comes from the coding sequence ATGACGTATAAAACCCGATTCAAGTTTCTCGTTCTGGCTCTGGCCGGCTGCTTCACCCTTTCGGCCCCGGCATCCGTTTTCGCCAGCGACATTTCCCTTCCGAAATACAGCAAAGACGCCCAGCTCGCCGCCTTTCATTCCGCAGCCGACCTCGATCTCATCGGTGACGACGCATACGACGACGATCCCCTGACAGAAATTCTTTCCATCAACGAAGTCGATGTCTGGGGAAGAATCCGCTCGGGTTTCGCCATCGCCGATCTGGACAATCCGCTCGTCGAAAACCACATGAATTATTTCGCCAGACGTCCGGACTATTTCCAGAGAACGACGCAACGCGGATCGAAATACCTCTTCCATATCGTGCAGGAACTTGAGAAACGGAACATGCCGACGGAACTGGCTTTGCTTCCGTTTATCGAATCCGCCTACAATCCCCATGCCCGATCCATTGCCAAGGCCGAAGGTCTCTGGCAGTTCATCCCCAGCACGGGACGCCATTACGATCTGGCACAAAACGCTTTCAAGGACGAAAGAAGGGATATCATTTCCTCGACCGAGGCGGCGCTCACCTATCTGCAAAGGCTCCATGACATGTTCGGAGACTGGCAGCTTGCGCTGGCGTCCTACAACTGGGGCGAGGGATCGGTCATGCGGGCCATCAAAAAGGCCGAACGTGCGGGAAAACCGATCACCTTCAACAGCATTTCCGCCTACATGCCGGCTGAAACGCGCAATTACGTTCCGAAACTTCAGGCCGTCAAAAACCTGATCACCAATCCACGCCGATACGGCATCGATCTTCCTCCCGTCGAAAACCAGCCTTATTTCGTCACGATCGGCAAGACCCGTGATATCGACGTCAAGGTAGCCGCCAGACTGGCCGAAATGTCCCTGGATGATTTTCGGGCACTGAATCCCCAGTTCGGTCCCTATGTCATCGCCGGCGGCAACGAGGTCAAAATACTCCTGCCGAAGGAAAACGCCGAAAAGTTCCGGAAAAATCTTTCTCTCTGGACACGACCGCTGTCTTCATGGACGGCCTATCAGGTAACGAGCCCGCGGGAAAAAGTCGAAGACATCGCCGCCCGTCTCAATATCTCTCCCGACGTAATCCGTCAGGCCAACAACATCCCATCCAGAAGCGTCCTGAAATTCGGATCGGCCATTCTGGTTCCGAAAACGTCCGGTTACGATCGTGACATCGCTCCCGAACTTGTTGAAAACGCCAAGCTGGCCTGGGAAAGGGATCTCCCGGCAACACGGCTCGTCACGGTTCCGGTCAGAAAACCGGCCAGACTCGCTTCCATCGCCAAACGTTATCGCGTCAGTGTCGCCGAACTGAAGTCCTGGAACAAAATCAACGGCGATACCGTCAAAAAAGGCACCATACTTAAAGTGCACGTGCCTTACCGTTCCGCTGCGGCCACAACACGTGCCCGCACAAAAGCGATACGTGCCGCCGATGTCAGGACAAGCCGCAATACCATGGCTTCCCGTGTGAAAGTCGTCATGGATGCCAAAAACACTGCATCGACGAAGAAAGGACTGGTCAAGTCGAAAAACAGCCGCACTGCCAGAGCCACTCTATCGAAAAAAACAAAATCCGTAAAAAATCAGGTATCTGCACAACAGACAAAGACCAGAAAAACAGCGGCAAAAAACCGGAAAAAAGCCTGA
- the rpiA gene encoding ribose-5-phosphate isomerase RpiA, whose product MSQDDLKLSVARAAVNYVPEGKIIGVGTGSTANFFIDELARIKDRIAGTVASSKATAERLVSHGIRVFDLNDIHDSIPVYIDGADEISGTGAMIKGGGGALTREKIIASASDRFICIADESKLVTTLGKFPLPVEVIPMAHELIARKLDALGGQARLRLKDGKPFITDNGNVILDISGLQIARPEELERIINNMAGVVTVGLFAQRGANVCLLGSPDGVKVLEFDK is encoded by the coding sequence ATGTCCCAAGACGATCTGAAACTTTCCGTTGCCCGCGCCGCTGTCAATTATGTTCCCGAAGGAAAAATCATCGGTGTCGGAACCGGTTCCACCGCGAATTTCTTCATTGACGAACTGGCCCGGATCAAGGATCGCATAGCCGGCACGGTCGCTTCCTCGAAAGCGACGGCAGAACGACTCGTCTCGCATGGCATCAGGGTCTTCGACCTCAACGATATACACGACAGCATTCCCGTATATATCGACGGTGCCGATGAAATTTCCGGAACCGGGGCCATGATCAAGGGAGGCGGTGGTGCCCTCACACGTGAGAAAATCATTGCATCCGCATCGGACCGTTTCATTTGCATTGCAGACGAATCCAAACTGGTGACGACTCTCGGCAAGTTTCCTCTCCCGGTCGAAGTGATCCCGATGGCACACGAACTCATCGCCCGAAAGCTGGACGCTTTGGGGGGACAGGCCCGGCTGCGTCTGAAAGACGGCAAACCGTTCATCACGGATAACGGAAATGTCATTCTGGATATCTCCGGATTGCAAATCGCCCGTCCCGAAGAGCTGGAAAGAATCATCAACAATATGGCGGGTGTCGTGACGGTCGGACTGTTTGCACAACGCGGCGCGAATGTCTGTCTGCTGGGCAGCCCGGACGGTGTGAAAGTATTGGAGTTTGACAAGTAG
- a CDS encoding cation:proton antiporter: MHDSVITFIQDLAVIMIVAALVTVIFHRLKQPVVLGYIVAGVLIGPHTPPFELIKDEHTIKVLAELGVIFLMFSLGLEFSFRKLLRVGATALIAAVLEIVVMIWLGYQIGLWLGWNNNLDALFLGAILAISSTTIIVKALNDLKMKNERFAQLIFGVLIVEDILGIGLIALLSGVAISGSVSGSDVFLTISKLTLFMIVAMLVGILLVPRLLAYIGKFRSNEMLLVTVLGLCFGFCLLVVKLEYSMVLGAFVIGAIIAEARELHWIERLIEPVRDMFSAIFFVAVGLLLDPRVMVKYATPILVIAGAVILGKIVSCTIGAMIAGNDGRTSLRMGMGMSQIGEFSFIIASLGMAYKVTSDFLYPIAVAVSAITTLTTPYLIRAADPLARNLAKMTPRPLGRIVKLYGEWLNNLHPQGSNAVIWNMIKRILVQIGINIAIVIAIFLCSAYFAVNLGNEFLADWIGDIDWRKSLIWGSTLILSLPFLIAAFRKFKALSMMLAEMSVRESITGRHTQQVRRIISEILPLLFLTGTMLFLSALSASILPKRESLILVIASIIAIVLVLRRWFVRIHSRLQIALYETLDHEEEAETEKKENSH; this comes from the coding sequence ATGCACGACAGCGTCATCACCTTTATTCAGGATCTTGCCGTCATCATGATCGTGGCCGCACTGGTCACTGTCATCTTCCACCGGCTGAAACAGCCCGTCGTGCTCGGCTACATCGTTGCCGGCGTACTGATCGGCCCCCATACTCCCCCTTTTGAACTCATCAAGGACGAACACACGATCAAGGTGCTGGCGGAACTGGGCGTCATTTTTCTCATGTTCTCGCTCGGCCTTGAATTTTCGTTCCGCAAACTGCTGCGAGTGGGCGCCACGGCTCTGATCGCCGCCGTACTGGAAATCGTTGTCATGATCTGGCTCGGTTACCAGATCGGCCTCTGGCTCGGCTGGAACAACAATCTCGATGCCCTGTTCCTCGGAGCCATTCTCGCCATCTCCTCAACGACCATTATCGTCAAGGCATTAAACGATCTGAAAATGAAAAACGAACGGTTCGCCCAGCTGATTTTCGGCGTGCTCATTGTCGAGGATATTCTGGGTATCGGACTGATCGCCCTGCTCTCCGGGGTTGCCATTTCCGGCAGCGTTAGCGGCAGTGACGTTTTCCTGACGATTTCGAAACTGACGCTGTTCATGATTGTGGCCATGCTCGTCGGCATACTGCTCGTTCCCCGCCTGCTGGCCTATATCGGCAAATTCAGAAGCAACGAGATGCTGCTGGTAACAGTACTGGGCCTGTGCTTCGGTTTCTGCCTGCTGGTGGTCAAACTCGAATACAGCATGGTTCTCGGCGCCTTCGTCATCGGTGCCATCATCGCCGAAGCCAGGGAACTGCACTGGATCGAAAGGCTTATCGAACCCGTCCGCGACATGTTCTCAGCCATTTTCTTCGTGGCGGTTGGCCTGCTTCTCGATCCCCGTGTCATGGTGAAATACGCCACACCGATTCTCGTGATAGCCGGAGCCGTCATCCTCGGGAAAATCGTCAGTTGTACCATCGGTGCCATGATCGCCGGCAACGACGGGCGCACATCGCTCAGAATGGGCATGGGAATGTCCCAGATCGGTGAATTTTCCTTCATCATCGCGTCACTGGGCATGGCCTACAAAGTTACCAGCGATTTCCTGTATCCGATCGCAGTCGCCGTTTCCGCCATCACGACCCTGACAACCCCCTACCTTATCCGTGCTGCCGACCCGCTTGCCCGAAATCTGGCGAAAATGACGCCGCGTCCGCTGGGACGCATCGTCAAACTGTATGGAGAATGGCTCAACAATCTTCACCCGCAGGGTTCCAATGCCGTTATCTGGAACATGATCAAGCGTATATTGGTCCAGATCGGAATCAACATCGCTATCGTCATCGCCATATTCCTGTGCAGCGCCTATTTCGCCGTCAATCTGGGCAACGAATTTTTGGCCGACTGGATCGGCGATATCGACTGGAGAAAATCCCTGATCTGGGGAAGCACACTGATACTGTCGCTGCCGTTTCTCATCGCCGCGTTCCGCAAATTCAAGGCACTTTCCATGATGCTCGCCGAAATGAGCGTCCGTGAAAGCATCACGGGCCGTCATACCCAGCAGGTCAGACGGATCATCAGCGAGATATTGCCTCTGCTGTTTCTGACCGGCACCATGCTGTTTCTGTCCGCCCTAAGCGCCAGTATTCTGCCGAAACGGGAATCCCTCATTCTCGTCATCGCATCCATCATCGCCATCGTGTTGGTTCTCAGAAGATGGTTCGTCAGAATCCATTCCCGCTTGCAGATCGCCCTGTACGAAACACTGGATCACGAAGAAGAAGCCGAAACGGAAAAAAAAGAAAACAGTCACTGA
- a CDS encoding glycine zipper 2TM domain-containing protein, which translates to MKKFQCGAVLVMALLMAACTTNISPDTYSVDSVGDVTRSVPGTIISARPVNVEGTNKVGGLTGAVAGGVAGSAIGGGDRAHALGAIGGAIIGALAGSAIEKGVTNQTGIEYVVKTDSGETLTLVQGPSPAFAVGQKVMILYGKRARIIARQ; encoded by the coding sequence ATGAAAAAATTTCAATGTGGTGCAGTGCTGGTCATGGCTCTTTTGATGGCGGCCTGTACGACCAATATCAGTCCCGACACGTATTCCGTCGATTCGGTCGGGGATGTCACGCGAAGCGTCCCCGGCACCATCATCAGCGCCCGGCCTGTCAACGTGGAAGGAACCAACAAAGTCGGTGGTCTGACCGGTGCTGTCGCCGGCGGTGTGGCCGGCTCCGCCATTGGCGGCGGTGACCGCGCGCATGCACTGGGCGCCATCGGCGGTGCGATTATCGGTGCTCTTGCCGGTTCCGCGATCGAAAAAGGCGTCACCAACCAGACAGGCATCGAATACGTTGTCAAAACCGACAGCGGCGAAACCCTGACTCTGGTGCAGGGACCGTCTCCTGCCTTTGCCGTCGGGCAGAAAGTCATGATTCTCTATGGAAAACGGGCCAGAATCATCGCCCGGCAATAA